A genome region from Plasmodium vivax chromosome 11, whole genome shotgun sequence includes the following:
- a CDS encoding hypothetical protein, conserved (encoded by transcript PVX_113575A): MLWEKAPNSKSHFMGEGDRSDHVKNHPEGTSDRLTKGGWSNGPIDQASQAKQRRSRGKTEAKKRRTQDETMFAYFLKGVSRCQDRADVVHLSKKLLQNMHLLDTKEISLCLNKLSKAPFEDKAFWENVCRVITTTDVGVLRKFKCLRGVQQGGDAATAAVREETVGNASDGEAHRGDPHCANTPRKDKLLYHFTMEELCLVLNALAKVNVRNDEILKLASQKIMREFQMNRHLVNTIKAIGSFGVATPASSHGGGSHEGGWDPMGQALHNVCHNYDRVSRNLTERDISVLIRVLLTRGGHVSGGHVRGSHVGGNQFGSSQAGGNRSGEEASRTAGALIERLISSVKKINHISEQSIALILNACTKSSVKNKSLLDILKIIIILKLKKDKNKCSDIFVSSVTHSYSSFAYRDRVLYNAIAEYVCANLDGVNVKALVIILNSYVNVGIINVRLFNAALGKLARREVVNGLSNQCTSNVVTVVTKAYRYLCEEKARFLLGLVKARLRREFARTGGSGTEEGGKGKRGTGESATPHYATPRSPTQPRRSAFLEGFLTKHLTNLLNNLSKLNHADANLFALFSHLILKKENEKEKEKGNEINKLDFLNITSAYARFGYVHPGIYQLIRRHAKRHLEDPNLKYVEFINMFTSLATFSLMEGNGKIERWEDRCSGDYRSGDRWRGAPPGQFSQIIRAMMELLRGGANRQGSPPGDEAANGGIHLNGAGANCPHPEHHARIYSRRNIIDNLSAKHTCCILATMSKLGTHDWQIYEQCLRNIKKKIFKMDSRSLTMYLLYVSKFGLTPDRYIRALLSSSFKVVHLQRGKTSVPDAGEDQRDLLGKMSTLCTQLQTEDLVNAVYIVRSLIKNDPHYRGSAYVMCAYLEGIYSGVQGTSGGVAGGVSPSGVQSSTPRGTPYKREADQNIIHIGEAQADDPTVATLLSGRKLNTQTACILMNTLAFINTHIRLPSGRYAKIVSYLLLFSLRFLVDRLNLRRPLRELLYEGTPQRESMQLSDDQSASQKERDIKSVVRGKIDSASIRQINMTILMIFHLGSLNPFCYSPQWEVTNLASYPLRLLQYVLFFLKFSPLAPFERYTSVYNSVGNRRKLTNYCGEQKLTSVQVHVEGVKKVKGEKLNFLFEGIKKSETLEGLFLQISKCNEQIHRLNVFAGAPLINLRSLTETDVEVKYTLRERTNSYAIGTNVNNRGEVTADLEMNLPYVLKTINSLQLKANVSSLYTNNFALRLVIPQVSSLANFNLIFEGDLSNVSNTQQGSYTVKSNSLRTFLVGRRHTLIWDVNFNTLFQRISRGYIPSESLLKLPGRYVKHTLRHVYTWDALFYGWPREAAPPPYEEAPNQHTDDGRDNPFHPVEHTNYPTEGHFYQMESELSLPFCEAKFFKNHLHYLFVKRLRKNVLTYVSFTNGVKHDFDKAAPYQLGAFHFSGSIGSSLTFRGFEHNSIGHADQGYKFDRKKGDYQICYNYLGANFITSFQFLLKYICKLQSVNPILFFYVQVGRLGNHLFPSFDQLRRDMRVSTGVGLMAYIQKNVSLEVFFNFPLLRHWNDRTRCFQVGLSFRGML, encoded by the exons ATGTTGTGGGAGAAGGCGCCCAATTCGAAAAGTCACTTCATGGGCGAGGGTGACAGGAGTGACCACGTGAAGAATCACCCGGAAGGTACAAGCGACAGGTTAACGAAGGGCGGCTGGTCAAACGGCCCCATCGACCAAGCAAGCCAAGCAAAGCAGAGGCGAAGCAGAGGCAAAACCGAAGCGAAGAAGAGACGAACCCAAGACGAAACCATGTTTGCGTACTTCCTTAAAGGAGTGAGCAGATGCCAGGACAGAGCCGACGTGGTGCACCTCAGCAAGAAGCTACTGCAGAACATGCACCTGCTAGATACAAAGGAAATCTCTCTCTGCTTGAATAAGCTCTCAAAGGCTCCTTTTGAGGACAAGGCCTTTTGGGAGAACGTTTGCCGGGTGATCACCACTACGGATGTCGGGGTGCTCCGCAAGTTCAAGTGCCTGCGGGGGGTGCAGCAGGGAGGGGACGCGGCAACCGCTGCTGTTAGGGAAGAAACGGTTGGCAACGCTTCCGATGGCGAAGCGCACAGGGGTGACCCCCACTGTGCAAACACCCCCAGGAAAGACAAGCTACTATACCACTTCACCATGGAGGAGCTGTGCCTGGTCCTCAACGCACTGGCAAAGGTCAACGTGCGGAACGACGAGATTTTGAAGCTCGCTTCGCAAAAGATAATGAGGGAGTTTCAAATGAACAGACACTTGGTGAACACGATCAAAGCGATTGGCAGCTTCGGCGTGGCCACCCCTGCTAGTTCCCACGGAGGAGGTAGCCATGAAGGTGGTTGGGACCCCATGGGGCAGGCGCTCCACAACGTTTGCCACAATTACGACCGAGTGAGTAGGAACCTCACGGAGAGGGACATCAGCGTGCTCATTCGGGTACTGCTCACGCGGGGGGGCCATGTAAGCGGCGGACACGTACGTGGCAGCCACGTGGGAGGCAACCAATTTGGAAGCAGCCAAGCGGGTGGCAACCGCTCGGGGGAGGAGGCCAGCCGGACGGCCGGCGCGCTGATCGAACGACTAATAAgcagcgtaaaaaaaattaaccacaTCAGCGAGCAGAGCATCGCGCTCATCCTAAACGCATGCACCAAGTCGAGCGTAAAGAACAAGTCGCTCCTAGACATCctcaaaataattataattttaaaacttaAGAAGGACAAGAACAAATGCTCCGACATCTTCGTGAGCAGCGTAACGCACTCGTATTCTTCGTTCGCCTACCGAGACAGGGTGCTCTACAACGCCATCGCAGAGTATGTGTGTGCCAACCTCGATGGGGTGAATGTGAAGGCACTGGTCATCATCCTAAATAGCTATGTCAACGTGGGGATTATTAATGTGAGGCTGTTCAACGCTGCCTTGGGAAAGCTGGCCAGGAGGGAAGTTGTGAATGGCTTGTCCAACCAGTGCACGTCGAACGTCGTCACCGTAGTTACAAAGGCGTATAGGTACCTCTGCGAGGAGAAGGCGCGCTTCCTTTTGGGGCTCGTGAAGGCCCGCCTGCGCCGGGAGTTCGCGCGaacagggggaagcggcactgAGGAGGGGGGCAAGGGGAAGCGCGGCACGGGGGAGAGCGCCACCCCGCATTACGCCACCCCGCGGAGCCCAACACAACCCAGGCGCAGCGCCTTCCTGGAGGGCTTCCTCACGAAGCACCTGACCAACCTGCTTAACAACCTGAGCAAGCTCAACCACGCGGACGCCAACCTCTTTGCGCTCTTTTCCCAcctcattttaaaaaaagaaaacgaaaaagaaaaagaaaaaggaaacgaaatTAACAAGCTGGACTTCCTCAACATCACCAGTGCGTACGCGCGCTTCGGCTACGTCCACCCAGGGATCTACCAGCTCATCCGACGACATGCAAAGAGGCATTTGGAGGACCCAAATTTGAAGTACGTTGAgtttattaatatgtttACCAGCCTGGCGACGTTCTCGCTGATGGAGGGGAATGGGAAGATAGAGCGATGGGAGGACCGCTGTTCGGGGGACTACCGTTCGGGGGACCGCTGGAGGGGGGCCCCGCCTGGCCAGTTTAGCCAAATCATCCGCGCGATGATGGAGctgctgcgggggggggctaACAGGCAGGGAAGTCCTCCCGGGGACGAAGCCGCCAACGGGGGAATCCACCTGAACGGTGCAGGCGCTAACTGCCCCCACCCGGAGCACCACGCGCGCATCTACAGCCGGAGGAATATCATCGACAACCTGAGCGCCAAGCACACCTGCTGCATCCTTGCCACGATGAGCAAGTTGGGCACACACGACTGGCAGATATACGAGCAGTGCCtaagaaacataaaaaaaaaaatcttcaaaaTGGATTCTAGGTCCCTCACCATGTACCTGCTTTACGTGAGCAAGTTTGGCTTGACCCCCGATCGGTACATAAGGGCGCTCCTGTCGAGCAGCTTCAAAGTGGTGCACctgcagagggggaagacgAGCGTGCCTGATGCTGGGGAAGACCAAAGAGACCTCCTCGGAAAGATGTCCACCCTCTGCACGCAACTACAAACGGAGGACCTCGTCAACGCGGTTTACATCGTTAGAAGCCTCATAAAGAATGACCCCCACTACAGGGGCAGCGCCTACGTCATGTGTGCGTACTTGGAGGGCATCTACTCTGGGGTGCAAGGCACAAGCGGGGGGGTAGCTGGAGGTGTTTCCCCAAGTGGGGTGCAGAGCAGCACCCCGAGAGGAACCCCCTACAAGCGCGAAGCGGACCAGAACATCATACACATTGGAGAGGCGCAGGCGGATGACCCCACCGTCGCCACTCTGCTAAGCGGACGCAAACTCAACACGCAGACGGCCTGCATCCTCATGAACACGCTGGCCTTTataaacacacacatacgtTTGCCAAGTGGAAGATACGCCAAGATTGTCTCCTACCTGCTGCTCTTCTCCCTTCGGTTCCTGGTTGACCGGCTGAACCTGCGCCGGCCACTGCGCGAGCTCCTCTACGAAGGCACCCCCCAAAGGGAAAGCATGCAACTGAGCGATGACCAAAGTGCTAGCCAAAAAGAGAGAGACATAAAAAGTGTTGTTCGGGGGAAAATCGACTCGGCGAGCATCCGGCAGATAAACATGACCATCTTGATGATCTTCCATTTGGGTTCGCTGAACCCGTTTTGCTACTCACCCCAGTGGGAAGTAAccaatttggctagctaccCACTCAGGCTACTGCAATATGTGCTCTTCTTCTTAAAGTTCAGCCCCCTCGCCCCGTTTGAAAGGTACACATCTGTTTATAACTCGGTGGGTAACAGGCGGAAGCTGACCAACTACTGCGGGG AGCAGAAGCTCACGAGCGTGCAAGTCCACGTggagggggtgaagaaggtgaagggggagaagctgaaCTTCCTCTTTGAAGGTATAAAGAAAAGCGAAACGTTGGAGGGTCTTTTCCTTCAGATTAGCAAGTGCAACGAGCAGATTCATCGGCTAAACGTATTCGCTGGAGCCCCGCTAATCAACCTGAGGAGCTTAACAGAAACAGACGTGGAGGTGAAGTACACTCTGAGGGAGCGAACCAACAGCTATGCCATAGGGACAAATGTAAATAACCGCGGAGAGGTAACAGCCGACTTGGAAATGAACCTACCGTATGTCCTCAAAACGATTAACAGTCTTCAGCTCAAGGCGAACGTAAGTAGCTTATACACAAATAACTTCGCCCTCCGATTGGTAATTCCCCAAGTGAGTAGCCTAgccaattttaatttaatttttgaagGAGACCTCAGCAATGTAAGTAACACACAGCAGGGGTCCTATACGGTGAAGAGCAACTCGCTTAGAACGTTCCTCGTGGGAAGAAGGCACACCCTCATTTGGgatgtaaattttaataccCTTTTTCAACGCATCAGCCGGGGTTATATTCCCTCCGAATCGTTGCTGAAGTTACCAGGCAGGTACGTCAAACATACTCTGCGCCATGTGTACACGTGGGACGCTCTGTTTTACGGCTGGCCTAGGGAAGCAGCACCTCCCCCTTATGAAGAGGCACCCAATCAACATACAGATGATGGACGTGATAACCCTTTCCACCCCGTGGAGCACACGAACTACCCCACGGAGGGGCACTTCTACCAAATGGAGAGCGAACTCTCCTTGCCCTTTTGCGAAGcgaagttttttaaaaaccacCTGCACTACCTCTTTGTTAAGAGGCTCCGCAAAAACGTCTTAACCTACGTCAGCTTTACCAATGGAGTGAAACACGACTTTGATAAGGCCGCCCCCTACCAGCTGGGGGCCTTCCACTTTAGTGGAAGCATCGGCAGCTCCCTAACCTTCCGCGGATTCGAACACAACAGCATTGGGCACGCAGACCAGGGGTACAAATTTGATAGGAAGAAAGGAGACTACCAAATTTGTTATAATTACTTGGGGGCCAACTTCATCACGAGCTTTCAATTTCTCCTTAAATACATTTGCAAGCTCCAGAGTGTTAACCCCATTCTGTTTTTCTACGTACAGGTGGGGCGACTGGGCAATCATTTGTTCCCCTCCTTTGACCAGCTCAGGAGAGACATGAGGGTGTCCACTGGGGTGGGACTCATGGCATATATACAGAAGAATGTCTCGTTggaggttttttttaatttcccccttttgcgccaTTGGAACGACCGGACGAGGTGCTTCCAGGTGGGGTTAAGCTTTAGGGGGATGCTATAG
- a CDS encoding hypothetical protein, conserved (encoded by transcript PVX_113570A): protein MESGKCFGLCLRAIHFRSAREWKQFMNPKIDGTRVKKIRNVSENDLLHKHRVHKYPFFKMKKIGKYQKVEANDSRPFNRDVEVLYDHRYADTFVKLKELISAHLGGVTIRERCTDDASFEVYDCLRNRTLLKKKNQELEAEGLFREMVQKMQQDV, encoded by the exons ATGGAGAGCGGCAAATGCTTCGGCCTCTGTCTGCGCGCCATCCACTTTAGGAGCGCCCGCGAGTGGAAGCAGTTCATGAACCCAAAAAT agACGGGACGAGGGTGAAGAAGATCCGCAACGTCAGCGAAAACGACCTGCTGCACAAGCACCGGGTGCACAAGTACCCCTTTTtcaagatgaagaaaattgGGAAATACCAAAAGGTAGAGGCGAATGACAGCCGCCCCTTCAATCGAGACGTAGAAGTGCTGTATGACCACCGGTACGCAGACACCTTTGTGAAGCTGAAGGAACTCATTTCGGCCCACCTGGGAG GAGTGACCATCCGGGAGAGATGCACCGATGACGCGTCCTTCGAAGTGTACGATTGCCTACGTAACAGAACcctcctcaaaaaaaaaaaccaag agtTAGAAGCTGAAGGGCTATTTCGCGAGATGGTGCAGAAGATGCAGCAAGACGTGTGA
- a CDS encoding WD domain, G-beta repeat domain containing protein (encoded by transcript PVX_113565A): MIKRKYNLKYCCDDICVFPSSTWRSGSWEKFSPSFGLTAISTYQLKVPAEDGGKGGGDPTVETHHGEQKKKGKVYLYRLEEDTTEDGDPSEKSPLLTYHSDINFRSGVLQSSYLFTHDSLLLGSVCVNGFHLAHVKDGSHHLLFATPNGRDISGSDDCSFAIWDLRTMAAPSARNTKSHSQGVTAVKFDSFSQQLYTASYDNKIRIFDARNVQNPLRTVDVKSSIWRLKFLYKGTDVNELLVAACDGGAQLFKKINDEFIFDKGVPNGNELTYGIDAIDLADMGKEKKKIYLSCSFYNKEVQMWA; the protein is encoded by the exons ATGattaaaaggaaatacaATTTGAAGTACTGTTGCGATGACATCTGCGTGTTCCCGAGTAGCACATGGCGGAGCGGCAGCT gggaaaaattcaGCCCCAGTTTCGGCTTAACGGCCATTTCGACCTACCAGCTGAAGGTCCCCGCTGAGGATGGCGGGAAAGGTGGCGGAGACCCCACAGTGGAGACGCACCACggggagcagaaaaaaaaggggaaggtgTATCTGTACCGACTGGAGGAAGACACCACTGAGGATGGAGACCCATCCGAAAA GAGCCCCCTCTTGACGTACCACAGTGATATAAACTTCCGCAGCGGCGTCCTCCAGTCGAGCTATCTGTTCACCCACGAC AGCCTCTTGCTGGGCAGCGTCTGCGTTAACGGTTTTCACTTGGCCCACGTGAAGGACGGAAGTCACCACCTGCTTTTCGCAACGCCAAATGGAAGAGACATCTCGG GGTCTGACGATTGCTCCTTCGCAATATGGGACCTCAGAACGATGGCAGCACCGTCAGCAAGGAATACAAA GTCCCACTCGCAAGGCGTCACGGCGGTCAAGTTCGACAGCTTCAGTCAGCAGCTGTACACGGCATC GTACGACAACAAGATTCGCATCTTCGACGCGCGAAATGTGCAGAACCCCCTCCGAACAGTCGACGTGAAGTCCAGCATTTGGCGGCTTAAGTTTCTGTACAA agGCACGGACGTGAACGAACTACTAGTCGCGGCCTGCGACGGCGGGGCTCAGTTATTCAAGAAGATCAACGACG aaTTCATTTTCGATAAGGGAGTCCCCAATGGGAACGAACTGACCTACGGGATTGACGCCATTGACCTTGCCGAtatgggaaaggaaaaaaaaaaaatttacctgtCTTGCTCTTTTTACAATAAGGAAGTCCAAATGTGGGCTTAG
- a CDS encoding hypothetical protein, conserved (encoded by transcript PVX_113560A), with amino-acid sequence MKNALCLFYLWNLPLDGGDRRQTLYRAKVRRAGRGQENKVHHAGENYGYLDEGRNSEYEEILNEIICEYEEEERKKKANAADGRVSGQAGGQAGGQVGSQLGSQLGLGERQPGDHDLESNHELIPSTHQKGEDTCRSPPESTPQEEIKRIEKLKKNNFLNLCNINYDVLNLLLKEDLKGEEQNGDEHYNRVSLFLEREGGRSGDEAGDGYVDDGRPDDRYAGEGHVDDGHTDDRYVDDDRYVDDDLYIDDSLGRYLIRLDANFVNSISAKEFHVLRNSMYKHIIHLKYRYLRNYKEAIQALKQKKETRAEHINKHVSVVYEEGEDDRASSQDGDSRSDDHGDNGSDHPIDESTRKSAQINAPIQANNPRKDNTARVSFLQPSSEDPESLEQIDTELSVENIKEIIDVNQRLSKLQTNFKDLKNFNVFNLLDRNSFLNSLRVNNFSFYNYDCPLLFKAMRAFVRRIRQGRVTRPSPDEGTNVCLQERCDGPGVANREHEQTFAEERCAYVSVPKLSDRGFLKYQDKSIVINLSAKGDQERDHLPPVKELNIDTDKGILILSANDKQLNVHVRNICDKISYLTQSLSIWPQLNYGSEEAFPKSVQIVKRMLMLMLFYFDIKNLFVICLDDASAKFFYQFLNREEDNLFKNLHTGKKSEQEEYLYVNLSDVKFSHIFNRKFVPLYDMKKIFKNYVFLMKKEEKFYDISSFKRSCLFMFLDEHTDKRNHVISSNAQHFFYYKKFDYPFIYSVDSKYSLNTLRSFNEILLYLTSWIDIFHTGESEASGVGEDDQGAQGDGEDGAPSPDVEESDKDAEKEQEEEEFIQNMQNQQQEDEENEDEDAYQKDERECDGAYGSDGYDDEGRDQSVGE; translated from the coding sequence ATGAAAAATGCCCTGTGCCTGTTCTACCTGTGGAACCTGCCCCTGGACGGAGGCGACCGGAGGCAGACGCTATACCGCGCGAAGGTAAGGAGGGCCGGCAGGGGGCAGGAAAACAAAGTCCATCACGCGGGGGAGAACTACGGCTACCTAGACGAAGGGAGGAATTCGGAATACGAGGAGATCCTCAACGAGATCATTTGTGAgtacgaggaggaggagaggaaaaaaaaggcaaacgcAGCAGATGGAAGGGTGAGCGGTCAGGCGGGCGGTCAGGCAGGCGGTCAAGTAGGCAGCCAATTAGGCAGTCAATTAGGGCTAGGGGAGAGACAGCCAGGTGACCATGACCTCGAAAGCAACCATGAGCTAATCCCTAGTACACACCAGAAAGGAGAAGACACTTGTAGGAGCCCCCCCGAATCGACCCCCCAGGAGGAAATTAAACGAATagagaaattgaaaaaaaataatttcctaAATCTGTGCAACATAAATTATGACGTGCTGAACCTGCTGCTGAAGGAGGACCtaaaaggggaggagcaaaacggaGACGAGCACTACAACCGAGTTAGCTTGTTCCTGGagagggagggggggaggagcgggGACGAGGCGGGCGATGGCTACGTTGACGATGGCCGCCCGGACGACCGCTACGCTGGCGAAGGTCACGTTGACGATGGCCACACGGACGACCGCTACGTTGACGACGACCGCTACGTTGACGACGACCTCTACATCGACGACAGCCTTGGCAGGTACCTAATCAGGCTGGACGCGAATTTCGTCAACTCCATTTCAGCCAAGGAATTTCACGTCCTGCGCAACAGCATGTACAAGCATATTATACACTTAAAATATCGGTACCTGCGAAACTACAAAGAGGCAATTCAAGCCCtaaagcagaaaaaggagacGCGCGCGGAGCACATTAACAAGCACGTGTCGGTGGTCtacgaggagggggaggatgACCGGGCTAGCTCTCAGGATGGCGATAGTAGAAGTGACGACCACGGCGATAACGGGAGTGACCATCCGATCGACGAATCAACCCGTAAAAGCGCGCAGATAAACGCTCCCATTCAGGCGAATAACCCACGTAAGGACAACACCGCTAGGGTTAGCTTCCTGCAGCCGAGCAGTGAAGACCCGGAAAGCCTCGAACAGATAGACACGGAACTGTCCGTAGAGAACATCAAAGAAATCATTGACGTTAATCAAAGACTCTCAAAACTGCAGACAAATTTTAAggacttaaaaaattttaacgtTTTTAACCTCCTCGATAGGAACAGCTTCCTCAACAGCTTACGAGTTAACAACTTCAGCTTTTACAACTACGACTGTCCCTTGCTGTTTAAGGCGATGAGGGCGTTCGTGCGGCGAATTCGGCAGGGGCGCGTCACTAGGCCTTCCCCCGACGAAGGGACCAATGTGTGCCTCCAAGAGCGGTGCGACGGCCCGGGGGTGGCTAACCGCGAACACGAGCAAACCTTCGCCGAAGAGCGCTGCGCCTATGTGTCAGTCCCCAAACTGAGTGACCGCGGCTTCCTCAAGTACCAAGACAAATCCATCGTCATTAACCTGTCCGCCAAGGGGGACCAGGAAAGGGaccacctcccccccgtcAAGGAGCTAAACATCGACACAGACAAAGGCATCCTCATCCTGAGCGCCAACGACAAGCAGCTGAACGTTCATGTGAGAAATATTTGCGATAAAATTTCCTACCTAACACAGAGCCTTTCCATATGGCCGCAACTGAACTATGGCAGTGAAGAAGCTTTCCCCAAAAGCGtccaaattgtaaaaaggATGCTCATGCTCATGCTGTTCTATTTCGACATAAAGAACCTCTTCGTGATCTGCCTTGATGACGCAAGCGCAAAGTTCTTTTACCAATTTCTAAACAGAGAGGAGgacaatttatttaaaaatcttCACACAGGGAAAAAGAGTGAGCAGGAAGAATACCTATATGTCAACTTAAGTGATGTAAAATTTtcgcacatttttaacagGAAATTTGTACCCCTATAcgatatgaaaaaaatttttaaaaattatgtctTTCtcatgaaaaaggaagaaaagttTTACGACATTTCCTCTTTTAAAAGGTCCTGTCTCTTCATGTTCTTGGATGAACATACAGATAAACGCAACCACgtaatttcttcaaatgcgcagcattttttttactacaaAAAGTTTGACTACCCATTTATTTACAGTGTAGATAGTAAGTATTCCCTAAACACGTTGCGCAGTTTTAACGAAATTTTGTTGTACCTTACCAGCTGGATAGACATTTTCCACACGGGGGAAAGTGAAGCCAGTGGGGTTGGGGAGGATGATCAAGGTGCGCAGGGCGACGGAGAGGATGGGGCACCAAGTCCCGATGTGGAAGAGTCGGATAAGGATGCAGAAaaggagcaggaggaggaggaatttattcaaaatatgcaaaatcAACAAcaggaggatgaagaaaatgaagacgaGGATGCTTACCAGAAGGATGAAAGAGAGTGCGATGGGGCGTACGGCTCAGATGGGTATGACGACGAAGGGCGCGATCAAAGTGTGGGAGAGTAG
- a CDS encoding hypothetical protein, conserved (encoded by transcript PVX_113555A), protein MGVLSLPTKGRRLYSIKIIDKVTKKSVKTYEHSLFVRNGKGKKSTEEGPHHDGGSMCSTDGGLTFEEKKGTPIVGVKTDVCKVATGRKSIFYESERIIKCESGAGGDGAVSFKKFKRKVLGPLGIPNGGKGGNGGDVYLCYWDPKGGGPLTPKRKRRGEDKHVYVNNLAELPCVISATGGAKGRANQLRGENGMSVFLHLNRMCHVYRVFPRGGGEATCGAVAEGACRPVADSKCTDEPLHFLTGRTYNAEGTPSGDSQRDPQRDAPLVGRSNQGTNPHTKGGHHHVVTYKSQYEDKVYKVIKKEAPVYVKKNMHILRQLIRMGPTREGGKGNNMQDTYTFGKGAKGSTAYIRIVYRCISDTCFLGVAGSGKSTLLSLIAPKVHTVNNLYVLKKIFFADNFQVSVADFAGDCAEGAGGIEGVGREDVCGIKDRRALPDGRGVSDGRAASDGRAASDGRAASDGRALSDVGGAPAQSPHFRISPNVALHLELVHVLVIVLDMHRELMPQFRAIREELRRRDERLSRKPYIVAINKCDVHFAEKIKRAEEAYRDIKAHGGDDVPVFFISAKYAMGIDKFVTHLRTCVQKVKHAKC, encoded by the exons ATGGGGGTACTATCACTACCCACAAAGGGGAGACGCCTGTACagcataaaaattattgacaAGGTGACAAAGAAGAGCGTAAAAACATATGAGCATTCGTTGTTTGTGCGGAATGGGAAGGGAAAGAAATCCACCGAGGAGGGTCCACATCATGATGGTGGGAGTATGTGCTCTACTGATGGGGGACTTACATTCGAAGAGAAGAAGGGGACCCCCATAGTGGGCGTCAAAACTGATGTGTGCAAAGTGGCCACAGGGAGGAagtccattttttatgaaagtgaaagaattattaaatGCGAAAGTGGAGCAGGGGGAGACGGAGCTGTCAGCTTCAAGAAGTTTAAACGGAAGGTGTTGGGACCGTTGGGCataccaaatggggggaagggaGGAAACGGTGGCGACGTGTACTTATGTTATTGGGACCCTAAAGGGGGTGGGCCTCTCACCCCGAAGAGGAAGCGAAGAGGGGAGGACAAACATGTGTATGTAAACAACTTGGCGGAGTTACCCTGCGTTATTTCGGCCACGGGGGGAGCGAAGGGAAGGGCTAATCAGCTGAGAGGGGAAAATGGAATGAGCGTTTTTTTGCACCTTAACAGGATGTGTCACGTGTATCGAGTGTTCCcgcgtggggggggagaagctacATGTGGGGCGGTGGCAGAAGGTGCATGCAGACCGGTGGCAGACTCAAAGTGCACAGATGAACCGTTGCACTTCTTAACAGGACGCACATACAATGCTGAGGGGACCCCCTCGGGTGACTCACAAAGGGACCCACAAAGGGACGCACCCCTGGTGGGGAGGAGCAACCAAGGGACCAACCCCCACACGAAGGGAGGTCACCACCATGTAGTCACTTACAAGTCCCAATATGAAGACAAAGTATATAAGGTGATAAAGAAGGAAGCCCCcgtttatgtaaaaaaaaacatgcacaTTTTAAGGCAGCTGATCAGGATGGGACCAACAA gagaaggagggaAAGGGAACAACATGCAAGATACCTACACGTTTGGGAAAGGAGCAAAGGGGAGTACTGCCTACATAAGGATCGTTTACCGATGCATTAGCGACACCTGCTTTTTGGGGGTTGCCGGCTCGGGCAAGTCCACCCTGCTTTCTTTGATCGCGCCGAAAGTACACACGGTGAATAACCTGTATGTGCTGAAAAAGATTTTCTTCGCGGACAACTTCCAGGTGTCCGTCGCGGACTTTGCGGGCGACTGCGCAGAGGGGGCAGGCGGCATAGAAGGTGTGGGCAGAGAAGATGTATGCGGCATAAAAGATCGAAGGGCCTTACCGGATGGAAGAGGCGTATCGGATGGAAGAGCCGCATCAGATGGAAGAGCCGCATCAGATGGAAGAGCCGCATCAGATGGAAGAGCCTTATCGGATGTAGGCGGCGCACCAGCGCAGAGCCCCCACTTCCGCATAAGCCCCAACGTGGCCCTCCACTTGGAACTCGTCCACGTCCTCGTCATCGTCCTGGACATGCATCGCGAGCTGATGCCCCAGTTTCGCGCCATTAG GGAGGAACTGCGCCGGAGGGACGAGCGCCTATCCCGCAAGCCATACATCGTTGCCATAAACAAATGCGACGTCCACTTCGCGGAGAAGATCAAGCGGGCGGAGGAAGCCTACCGGGACATCAAAGCCCACGGCGGGGACGACGTCCCCGTTTTCTTCATCAGTGCCAAATACGCAATGGGGATTGACAAATTCGTTACGCACCTGCGGACGTGTGTGCAAAAGGTGAAGCACGCCAAGTGTTGA